One Fibrobacter sp. UWB16 DNA window includes the following coding sequences:
- the pdxS gene encoding pyridoxal 5'-phosphate synthase lyase subunit PdxS, which translates to MSTENRYELNKNLAQMLKGGVIMDVTTPEQAKIAEAAGAAAVMALERIPADIRAAGGVSRMSDPKMIKGIQDAVSIPVMAKCRIGHFVEAQLLEAIEIDYIDESEVLSPADDIFHINKHEFKVPFVCGARDLGEALRRIEEGASMIRTKGEPGTGDIVQAVRHIRLMNQEIARISSMREDELFNRAKELQVSYELVKYVHDHKRLPVVNFAAGGVATPADAALMMQLGAEGVFVGSGIFKSGNPAKRAAAIVQAVTNYKDAKLIAKLSEDLGEAMVGINENEIALLMAERGK; encoded by the coding sequence ATGTCTACAGAAAATCGCTACGAACTCAACAAGAATCTCGCCCAAATGCTTAAAGGTGGAGTCATCATGGATGTGACCACCCCGGAACAGGCAAAAATTGCAGAAGCCGCCGGTGCAGCCGCCGTCATGGCACTCGAGCGCATCCCTGCCGACATCCGCGCCGCAGGCGGAGTCTCGCGCATGAGCGACCCCAAGATGATCAAGGGCATCCAAGACGCCGTTTCCATCCCCGTGATGGCCAAGTGCCGCATCGGTCACTTTGTCGAAGCGCAACTTTTGGAAGCCATCGAAATTGACTATATCGACGAAAGCGAAGTGCTCTCCCCCGCTGACGATATATTCCATATCAATAAGCACGAATTCAAAGTGCCGTTCGTCTGCGGAGCCCGTGACCTTGGCGAAGCACTCCGTCGCATTGAAGAAGGCGCTTCCATGATCCGCACCAAAGGCGAACCGGGAACAGGCGACATCGTGCAAGCCGTCCGCCACATCCGCCTGATGAACCAGGAAATCGCACGCATCTCGTCCATGCGCGAAGACGAACTTTTCAACCGAGCCAAGGAATTGCAAGTTTCGTACGAACTCGTGAAATATGTTCATGACCACAAGCGCCTCCCCGTCGTGAACTTCGCTGCAGGTGGCGTTGCCACGCCCGCCGATGCAGCCCTCATGATGCAGCTCGGTGCCGAAGGCGTGTTCGTCGGATCAGGTATTTTCAAGTCCGGCAATCCGGCCAAGCGTGCCGCCGCGATCGTGCAAGCCGTCACAAACTACAAGGACGCCAAACTCATTGCCAAGCTCTCCGAAGATTTAGGCGAAGCGATGGTCGGCATCAACGAAAACGAAATTGCACTTTTAATGGCTGAACGAGGAAAGTAA
- a CDS encoding fibrobacter succinogenes major paralogous domain-containing protein gives MKMFARFLPFLLVTAMSVFTACGGDSGSNADSEEPVSSSAVKKSSSSKANSSSSKKVSSSSAKSSSSAKSSSSASGSKAIYDEKNNTMKDPRDNKTYKTVKIGDQVWMAENLNYNSCFSYCYGEDPSYMQNSNSGLCNKYGRLYKWEAATEACPGGWHLPSKDEFETLIQTVGGSDNAGIKLKSVDGWKFEKKETVGTDEYGFSALPGGYRMEYDFSGYVSQNVKSYDFIGDKTAAYFWSSTEDIESSTRLDGNRILVDHAISMSLDNRYASADIGGEPMDNALSVRCVLDSRTSSNEKSSSSKAKSSSSAKSSSSAKSSSSAKSGSSVAVPKGCKTSTEDNCEYGELVDDRDGQTYKTVKIGDQWWMAQNLNYRREAKYKNDYCYCYNNSKDNCDKFGRLYVWDAAADACPKGWHLPSTAEWKTLIDSVGGEKVAGITLKTSDWISSGEATDAFGFSVLPAGFRDWVYQDDYYEEGYQALFWSSNEYENSSGCVYFQSVYDGADIRSGNKDDGYSVRCVMDVEPKIIEPPVIIVPEAKACKTKTKDECEYGSLTDSRDKQTYKTVKIGSQIWMAENLNFETDSSYCFNDSAKYCSKYGRLYTWAAAMDSAGVWSENGKGCGYQKTCTPTYPVQGACPSGWHLPTKAEYDTLFAAIGGSETAGEKLKSTSGWSEGGNGTDDYSFSASPAGYRFINGIYPIYSEIGYLGVLWTSTEAESDEWCDETCRRVVACNVSLTSLNDDSFVGNTGKDNAFPVRCVKN, from the coding sequence ATGAAAATGTTTGCTAGGTTTTTGCCGTTCTTGCTTGTGACGGCTATGTCTGTCTTTACCGCCTGCGGTGGTGATTCTGGCAGCAATGCTGATTCAGAAGAACCGGTGTCCAGCAGTGCCGTCAAAAAATCGAGCAGTAGCAAGGCGAACTCCTCGTCAAGCAAAAAAGTTTCGTCTAGTTCTGCAAAGTCTTCTTCGTCCGCGAAATCGTCATCAAGTGCGAGTGGCTCCAAGGCCATATACGACGAGAAGAATAATACCATGAAGGACCCTCGCGACAACAAGACCTACAAAACCGTGAAAATCGGCGATCAGGTCTGGATGGCGGAAAACTTGAATTATAATTCGTGCTTTAGCTATTGCTATGGTGAAGATCCTTCATACATGCAAAATAGTAACTCTGGCTTATGCAATAAGTACGGTCGTCTTTACAAGTGGGAAGCTGCAACGGAGGCTTGCCCTGGCGGTTGGCACTTGCCCTCTAAGGACGAATTTGAAACCTTGATCCAAACAGTCGGCGGTAGCGATAATGCGGGGATAAAGCTCAAGTCTGTTGACGGCTGGAAATTTGAGAAAAAAGAAACGGTCGGAACGGATGAGTATGGTTTTTCTGCCCTCCCTGGAGGCTACAGAATGGAATATGATTTTAGTGGTTATGTCTCTCAGAATGTTAAATCGTACGATTTTATTGGTGACAAGACTGCGGCGTATTTCTGGAGTTCTACGGAAGATATTGAATCATCGACTAGGCTTGATGGCAATAGGATTCTGGTTGATCACGCGATCAGCATGTCTTTGGATAATCGTTACGCATCGGCTGATATTGGGGGCGAGCCGATGGATAATGCATTGTCCGTCCGCTGCGTTTTGGATTCCAGAACTTCGTCTAATGAAAAGTCTAGCAGTAGCAAGGCAAAGTCTTCGTCTAGTGCAAAGTCTTCTTCATCTGCGAAGTCCTCTTCATCTGCGAAATCGGGAAGCTCTGTGGCTGTGCCAAAAGGCTGCAAAACTTCAACCGAAGATAATTGCGAGTATGGCGAGCTGGTGGATGACCGCGACGGACAAACTTACAAGACTGTGAAAATCGGTGACCAGTGGTGGATGGCCCAGAATCTGAATTACAGAAGAGAGGCAAAATACAAAAACGATTATTGCTATTGTTACAATAATTCAAAAGATAATTGCGATAAGTTTGGGCGCTTATATGTATGGGATGCAGCTGCGGACGCTTGTCCCAAGGGATGGCATCTGCCTTCCACAGCGGAATGGAAAACCTTGATTGACTCAGTGGGGGGCGAAAAAGTCGCTGGCATAACACTCAAGACGAGTGACTGGATCTCCAGTGGCGAGGCAACGGATGCTTTCGGTTTTTCCGTGCTTCCTGCAGGTTTCAGGGACTGGGTCTACCAAGACGATTATTACGAGGAGGGGTATCAAGCGCTCTTTTGGAGTTCTAATGAATATGAAAACAGTAGTGGATGCGTGTATTTTCAGAGTGTGTATGATGGTGCGGATATCCGCTCTGGAAACAAAGACGACGGCTATTCTGTTCGTTGCGTGATGGATGTCGAACCTAAAATTATAGAACCCCCGGTTATTATAGTGCCCGAGGCAAAAGCCTGCAAAACAAAAACTAAAGATGAATGCGAATATGGCTCGCTAACGGACTCCCGTGATAAACAAACTTATAAAACCGTGAAGATAGGTTCGCAGATTTGGATGGCTGAGAATCTTAATTTTGAGACGGATAGTTCCTATTGCTTCAATGACTCCGCTAAGTACTGCTCCAAGTACGGTCGCCTTTACACTTGGGCCGCAGCAATGGACAGTGCTGGCGTATGGAGTGAAAACGGCAAAGGCTGCGGTTATCAAAAAACGTGTACACCCACCTATCCAGTGCAGGGGGCGTGTCCCAGTGGCTGGCATTTGCCTACGAAGGCTGAATATGATACTTTGTTTGCCGCAATTGGCGGCTCCGAGACTGCAGGTGAAAAACTCAAATCAACTTCTGGTTGGTCTGAAGGCGGTAACGGTACGGATGATTATTCCTTTTCGGCGTCGCCTGCTGGATACAGGTTTATCAATGGAATATATCCCATTTACAGCGAGATTGGCTATCTCGGGGTTTTGTGGACGTCTACAGAGGCTGAAAGCGATGAGTGGTGCGATGAGACTTGCAGAAGAGTCGTCGCGTGCAATGTGTCTTTGACAAGCTTAAACGATGATTCATTTGTGGGCAACACGGGTAAGGACAATGCATTTCCAGTCCGCTGCGTCAAAAATTAG
- a CDS encoding polysaccharide deacetylase family protein: MCKRFLLCFHDFSVWNYQKVTPILEKLKELVGGPFSLLVIPDTENATDEAVENFRVALVKLKSEGFELAQHGFKHKAEFSQGRSYAGLVGMNLTGGEAEFAGLSEYESSRLLQAALDSWKKLFADENGNADAPIAFVPPTWFSNKFLPGQVRAEKMLYEDRFSLTTAEGVRYASPVASFAGIPKSTEKAAFVYAEGILKIPFGVPRIAVHPVDFPRLNDKIRDLIRLALGCKRRLTLYRDL, translated from the coding sequence ATGTGCAAGCGTTTTCTCCTTTGTTTTCATGATTTTAGCGTCTGGAACTACCAGAAAGTGACCCCGATTCTTGAAAAACTCAAGGAATTGGTTGGAGGCCCTTTTAGCTTACTCGTGATTCCAGATACGGAAAACGCTACGGACGAAGCTGTTGAAAATTTCCGCGTGGCTCTCGTGAAGCTTAAGTCCGAAGGTTTTGAACTTGCACAGCATGGCTTTAAGCACAAGGCAGAATTCAGCCAGGGCCGCAGCTATGCGGGGCTTGTGGGCATGAACCTCACGGGTGGCGAGGCTGAATTCGCTGGGCTTTCCGAGTACGAATCGAGCCGCCTTTTGCAAGCGGCTCTAGATTCTTGGAAAAAACTATTCGCAGATGAAAACGGAAATGCGGATGCGCCAATTGCGTTTGTTCCGCCAACGTGGTTTAGTAACAAATTCTTGCCGGGTCAAGTCCGTGCAGAAAAAATGTTGTACGAAGACCGTTTTTCGCTTACGACTGCCGAAGGTGTCCGCTATGCATCGCCAGTGGCGAGCTTTGCAGGCATCCCGAAGTCAACGGAAAAGGCTGCGTTTGTCTATGCCGAAGGCATTTTGAAAATCCCGTTCGGCGTACCGCGTATTGCCGTCCATCCGGTGGATTTCCCGCGCCTGAACGACAAAATTCGTGACCTCATCCGTCTTGCGCTCGGCTGCAAGCGCCGCCTCACGCTTTATCGCGATCTTTAA
- the htpG gene encoding molecular chaperone HtpG encodes MATEKMEFQTEVRDMLNLMINSLYSNKEIFLRELVSNAADALDKRRFLSLSNSSLLPVGTQLRIDISVNKEGKRLVVEDNGIGMNKEDLINCLGTIARSGTKNFIKNLKDGDKGSVDLIGQFGVGFYSVFMVAKKVEVLTLKAGETQGYLWASEGTGDFEISEAPLDKVGTKITLYLKDDEDAEDFASEWKIKDIVQKYSGFVSYGIYFHPEATKNDKGELEEKPEERLNDKTALWRQSEKEVTEEQYKDFYNVISHEADEPAAWSHSHAEGSQEFWSLVYIPSKAPFNIWHNDALHGLKLYVKKVFIMDDCKDLLPPWLRFVRGVVDSEDLPLNVSREILQNNKIITNIRKHVIKKVLDALQNMADKDAAKYNAWWRELGMVLKEGFYMNWEHLDELKKLLRFESTKTEGDALVGLDEYVKRMPEGQKEIYYLIGDKNAVKSNPMLEAFKAKGYEVLLMSDGIDEFMMSSLQEFGDKKFHDIARGDVDFEKTEDEKKAEEANKGIFKGLCENLQKLLDEDIKEVRVSSRLKDSPCCLVTSEDAMSAQMERMMKAMGQKNLPKSKRILEINPTHPICEMLKKKAEAGDDLGDWPKALYGQALLAEGSPLPNPAEYVSAITKLLTASVK; translated from the coding sequence ATGGCAACAGAAAAGATGGAGTTCCAGACCGAAGTTCGCGACATGCTGAACTTGATGATCAATTCTCTTTACAGCAACAAGGAAATTTTCCTGCGCGAGCTTGTTTCTAACGCAGCGGATGCTCTCGACAAGCGTCGTTTCCTCTCGCTCTCGAACTCCAGCCTCCTCCCGGTGGGCACGCAGTTGCGCATCGATATTTCGGTGAACAAGGAAGGCAAGCGCCTCGTTGTCGAAGACAACGGTATCGGCATGAACAAGGAAGACTTGATCAACTGCTTGGGCACCATCGCCCGTAGCGGCACCAAGAACTTCATCAAGAACCTCAAGGATGGCGACAAAGGCAGTGTCGATTTGATTGGCCAGTTCGGTGTGGGTTTCTACTCCGTGTTCATGGTCGCAAAGAAGGTCGAAGTTTTGACGCTCAAGGCTGGCGAGACGCAGGGTTACCTGTGGGCTTCCGAAGGCACGGGCGATTTCGAAATTTCTGAAGCACCGCTCGACAAGGTGGGCACCAAGATTACGCTTTACCTCAAGGACGACGAAGACGCCGAAGATTTCGCGAGCGAATGGAAGATCAAGGACATCGTCCAGAAGTATAGCGGCTTTGTGAGCTACGGCATTTACTTCCACCCGGAAGCAACGAAAAACGACAAGGGCGAACTTGAAGAAAAGCCCGAAGAACGTTTGAACGACAAGACCGCTTTGTGGCGCCAGAGCGAAAAGGAAGTCACCGAAGAACAGTACAAGGACTTCTACAACGTCATCAGCCACGAAGCTGACGAACCGGCTGCCTGGAGTCACAGCCACGCTGAAGGTTCACAGGAATTCTGGAGCCTCGTGTACATTCCGTCGAAGGCTCCGTTCAACATTTGGCACAACGACGCATTGCACGGCCTCAAGCTCTACGTGAAGAAAGTCTTTATTATGGACGACTGCAAGGACTTGCTGCCGCCTTGGCTCCGCTTTGTGCGCGGTGTGGTCGATAGCGAAGACTTGCCGCTGAACGTGTCCCGTGAAATCTTGCAGAACAACAAGATTATCACCAACATCCGTAAGCATGTCATCAAGAAGGTGCTCGACGCCTTGCAGAACATGGCCGACAAGGATGCCGCGAAGTACAACGCCTGGTGGCGCGAACTCGGTATGGTCCTTAAGGAAGGCTTCTACATGAACTGGGAACATCTTGACGAACTCAAGAAGTTGCTCCGTTTCGAAAGCACCAAGACGGAAGGTGATGCTCTCGTGGGCCTCGACGAATACGTGAAGCGCATGCCGGAAGGCCAGAAGGAAATCTACTACCTCATTGGCGACAAGAATGCCGTGAAGAGCAACCCGATGCTCGAAGCCTTCAAGGCCAAGGGCTACGAAGTCTTGCTCATGAGCGACGGCATAGATGAATTCATGATGTCTAGCCTCCAGGAATTCGGCGACAAGAAGTTCCACGACATCGCCCGCGGCGACGTGGATTTCGAAAAGACCGAAGACGAAAAGAAGGCTGAAGAAGCTAACAAGGGTATCTTCAAGGGCCTCTGCGAAAACCTGCAGAAGCTCCTCGACGAAGACATCAAGGAAGTCCGTGTGTCAAGCCGCCTGAAGGATAGCCCCTGCTGCCTTGTGACCAGCGAAGACGCCATGAGCGCCCAGATGGAACGCATGATGAAGGCGATGGGCCAGAAGAACTTGCCGAAGAGCAAGCGCATCTTGGAAATCAACCCGACGCACCCGATTTGCGAAATGCTCAAGAAGAAGGCTGAAGCGGGTGATGATTTGGGCGATTGGCCGAAGGCCCTCTACGGCCAGGCTCTGCTTGCCGAAGGTTCTCCGCTGCCGAACCCGGCTGAATACGTGTCCGCGATTACAAAGTTACTGACTGCATCTGTCAAGTAA
- a CDS encoding undecaprenyl-diphosphate phosphatase: MFESIILGLLQGLAEFLPISSSGHLVLGHELLGMNEAGMFFDIMLHAGTLLSIFVVFHKKITDIIVGCLRRDRDQLREAGYIILASIPTAMIGLGFKDALESLFENPRAVCVAELFTGLLLFTSQWGPTGAKHPNNEGVRMNWWRALVTGTVQGIACIPGISRSGSTISAMMFMGVNRKYAGEFSFLMSIPAVGGAALLDCIKWIKCQSMTPEKMILDPEKALKCVDAGGFTPELLVGMIVAFVFGIIALKWLMNFVQKGKFQHFAWYVWAVGILGLILL; this comes from the coding sequence ATGTTCGAATCTATCATTCTCGGCCTTTTGCAGGGCCTCGCCGAATTCCTCCCCATCTCCAGCTCTGGCCATTTAGTGCTCGGGCACGAACTTTTAGGCATGAACGAAGCAGGCATGTTCTTCGATATCATGCTCCACGCAGGCACGCTGCTTTCGATCTTCGTGGTGTTCCACAAGAAGATTACGGACATCATCGTCGGTTGCCTCCGCCGTGACCGCGACCAGCTCCGCGAAGCAGGCTATATCATTCTCGCGAGCATCCCGACAGCCATGATCGGCCTCGGTTTCAAGGACGCACTCGAAAGCCTGTTTGAAAACCCGCGCGCAGTCTGCGTTGCAGAACTTTTCACCGGTCTTTTGCTTTTCACATCGCAGTGGGGCCCGACCGGCGCCAAGCACCCGAATAACGAAGGCGTCAGGATGAACTGGTGGCGCGCACTCGTGACCGGCACCGTACAGGGCATCGCCTGCATCCCGGGCATCAGCCGTAGCGGTTCGACCATCAGCGCCATGATGTTCATGGGCGTGAACCGCAAGTACGCCGGCGAATTCAGTTTCCTCATGAGCATTCCGGCCGTTGGCGGCGCAGCCCTCCTCGATTGCATCAAGTGGATTAAGTGCCAGAGCATGACTCCCGAAAAAATGATTCTCGATCCAGAAAAGGCATTGAAATGCGTTGATGCCGGCGGATTCACCCCGGAACTTTTGGTCGGCATGATTGTCGCATTTGTCTTTGGAATCATAGCCCTCAAGTGGCTCATGAACTTTGTCCAAAAGGGCAAGTTCCAGCACTTCGCCTGGTACGTCTGGGCGGTCGGCATTCTCGGATTGATTTTGCTGTAA
- a CDS encoding PLP-dependent aminotransferase family protein — protein MLSYDISKAGDDTLYHFLYRSIKDDILSGRLEADAKLPSKRPFANVLGVSVVTVENAYEQLLAEGFIYSLPRKGFFVAVIQSKNPQILPKPVPTKQSRESQRVETPKALHYIADFVNNQVDASTFPFSTWAKITRKVLCEQQNELLTRSPNSGVLALRKAIAKMLLEFRGMRVDPEQIVVGAGTDCLYTWLVQLLGFDKKYGVEDPGYSKISKIYQKLNVVCNFIPLDEHGVRIDQLEETCTDVVHLSPSHHFPTGKVMPVSRRYELLSWAAKSSNRYIVEDEYDSEFRMVGRPIPALQNIDVQDKTIYINSFSKTLASTVRVGYMILPKPLAKKFCEEFSFYTCTISNLVQYVLATFISGGHYEKHINRMRNFYRHRRDTLLDIIRRSPLHDRVEIAEQDAGLHFILKVKTTLSDEEFCNRALEKGVRIGALSDYYTMATPSQHEFVINYSSVPEKQMKKAISLLEKIVE, from the coding sequence ATGCTCTCATACGATATTTCAAAAGCGGGTGATGACACTCTTTACCATTTCCTTTATCGCTCCATAAAGGACGATATTCTGTCGGGCCGTCTGGAGGCGGATGCGAAGCTTCCGTCGAAGCGTCCGTTTGCCAATGTGTTGGGCGTGAGCGTCGTGACGGTGGAAAATGCGTACGAGCAGCTTTTAGCGGAGGGCTTCATTTACTCTCTTCCGCGTAAGGGCTTTTTCGTTGCGGTGATTCAATCCAAAAATCCGCAGATTCTTCCCAAGCCTGTTCCGACCAAGCAATCCCGTGAGTCGCAACGCGTTGAAACGCCTAAGGCTCTACATTACATTGCCGATTTCGTCAATAATCAAGTAGATGCTTCGACGTTCCCGTTCTCGACGTGGGCGAAGATTACGCGAAAAGTCCTCTGCGAACAGCAAAATGAACTGCTGACTCGTTCGCCAAATTCAGGAGTCCTTGCTCTCCGAAAAGCGATCGCCAAGATGCTCTTGGAGTTCCGCGGGATGCGCGTGGATCCGGAGCAGATTGTCGTCGGTGCTGGAACAGATTGCCTTTACACTTGGCTTGTGCAACTATTGGGCTTTGATAAAAAGTACGGCGTAGAAGATCCCGGCTACAGTAAAATTTCTAAAATTTACCAAAAGCTAAATGTTGTTTGCAATTTTATCCCGCTTGATGAGCATGGCGTTCGCATAGACCAGCTTGAAGAAACTTGCACGGACGTAGTCCATCTTTCGCCATCGCACCACTTCCCGACAGGGAAGGTGATGCCTGTGAGCCGTCGCTATGAACTTTTAAGCTGGGCTGCAAAATCTAGCAACCGCTACATTGTCGAAGATGAATACGATAGCGAATTTCGCATGGTGGGCCGCCCGATACCTGCGTTGCAGAACATTGACGTGCAAGACAAGACGATTTATATAAATTCATTTTCTAAAACGCTTGCCTCTACAGTGCGTGTGGGTTATATGATTCTTCCGAAACCGCTTGCGAAAAAGTTCTGCGAAGAGTTCTCGTTTTACACTTGCACGATTTCAAATCTCGTGCAGTATGTGCTTGCAACGTTCATCAGTGGCGGACATTACGAAAAGCACATCAACCGAATGCGCAATTTTTACCGCCACCGTCGCGATACTCTGCTTGATATCATCCGTCGCAGCCCGCTTCATGACCGCGTTGAAATCGCTGAACAAGATGCAGGTTTGCACTTTATTCTAAAAGTGAAAACTACGCTTTCCGATGAAGAATTTTGCAATCGGGCTCTCGAAAAAGGCGTACGCATCGGGGCACTTTCGGATTATTACACGATGGCAACACCTTCGCAACATGAATTTGTCATCAACTATTCCTCCGTTCCCGAAAAACAGATGAAAAAGGCTATTTCTCTGCTTGAAAAAATTGTGGAATGA
- a CDS encoding PD-(D/E)XK nuclease family transposase, whose amino-acid sequence MTRDEFFAMVKDLHEHPEHLAEYRKNYMNVYPFSDGIFKMLMANEVKPERTVKFLNAMLDLNGENAIKSFTFGVPENPGVLNDKTAIFDIYGTTEAGNPVLIEVQQNFNTLFVDRLIYYTSRVISRTVKKSQDYNLPHIYVLSILTENQFPLERNTYLHHSQLARNRHFFYEKLDVYFVEVEKFFAIDDRTEPEQRETTNRAEMLRIFRAVLEEKEIPAEKLTRLLDKDFVKDVSLTGYTDETLLNEVDGMTNLLYEKQGAYLQGKDDRGREDAQLMVDSGILTPEKAAELFKVRKEDIHPRNGK is encoded by the coding sequence ATGACACGAGATGAATTTTTCGCCATGGTCAAGGATCTTCACGAACATCCTGAACATTTGGCGGAATATCGAAAAAACTACATGAACGTTTATCCTTTCAGCGATGGCATTTTTAAGATGCTCATGGCAAACGAAGTAAAGCCCGAGCGCACGGTAAAATTTCTGAACGCCATGCTGGATTTGAACGGAGAAAATGCCATTAAATCTTTTACCTTTGGAGTTCCCGAGAATCCCGGAGTTCTTAATGACAAGACTGCGATTTTCGACATATACGGAACTACAGAAGCGGGCAATCCAGTTCTTATTGAAGTTCAGCAGAATTTCAACACCCTTTTTGTCGATAGGCTTATCTACTACACGTCACGTGTGATTTCGAGAACCGTCAAAAAATCGCAAGATTATAACTTGCCGCACATCTACGTGCTTTCGATTTTGACCGAAAACCAGTTCCCATTGGAGAGAAATACTTACCTGCACCATTCCCAACTCGCACGAAATCGCCATTTCTTTTATGAAAAATTGGATGTTTATTTCGTGGAAGTGGAAAAATTTTTTGCAATTGATGATCGAACGGAGCCCGAACAGCGGGAAACAACAAATAGGGCGGAAATGCTTCGAATTTTCCGAGCTGTTCTCGAAGAAAAGGAGATTCCTGCAGAAAAACTGACTAGACTTCTTGACAAGGATTTTGTCAAAGATGTATCTTTGACTGGGTACACAGATGAAACTCTTTTGAATGAGGTTGACGGAATGACGAATTTACTTTACGAGAAACAAGGGGCTTACCTGCAAGGGAAAGATGATCGAGGTCGTGAAGATGCTCAACTTATGGTCGATTCCGGTATTCTGACTCCTGAAAAAGCTGCGGAGCTCTTCAAAGTTCGTAAAGAAGACATTCATCCTAGAAATGGCAAATAA